In the genome of Microcoleus vaginatus PCC 9802, the window AAAATGTATGTTAATGGCATGGGGTTAAGGGAGATTGAGAGAGTCAAAGGTGTACATCATACGACAATTATGAATTGGATCAAACAACTAGGATAACTCCTGCCCAATTTTTATGAGGGACAGACAATTACCGAAATTGGAGAATTAGAAACATTTGTCGGCTCACAAAAAACAAAGTTTGCCTGTAGACAGCGGTATATCAGTTAAAAACAAGTATTGGAGGATGGGTACTAGGAGAGCATAGTAACAAAACATTTAAACCTTTATGGGACGTAGTTAGTAAAGGTAAAGGCTATTTTTCTGTGACGGATAACCCGAAAGTTTACCCGATGTTTATTCCCGATGGAAACCAGATTAATCCGAGGTTTGGTTTGACTCACGCCCATAGTACCATTCTCCTTTAACAAGCTTTGGGGCCTGTTCCACAAAGAATGAATTTCTTGTGGGTGGGATCTTATAGCCAGCCCATAAAAGCCTGATTGAGAATGATGCAAAATCTCAGGTTTCACCCTTTTTAAATTGGCTAACTCTATCTTGAAATCGCCTGGTATCTATTTAAACATCGATATTCAGGCAACTTCTCTTCGCCGTTAACCTAATAACTCGACACAGTTAAAACGATCGCCTCCCTATCTCCCAACACCAAACCATACTCCAAACCCTCAACAACCGCTTGATAAGAAGCATCCAAAATATTACCAGAAACCCCCACAGTCGTCCAGCGGTCTTGACCGTTACTAAACTCAACCAACACGCGAGTTTTAGCAGAAGTTCCCGCACCGGAGTCCAGAATCCGCACCTTGTAATCTGTCAGGTAAAAATGGGCGATCGCCGGATAAAAATTCACCAAAGCTTTCCGCAAAGCCGCATCCAAAGCCGAAACCGGGCCGTTTCCTTCGGCAGCTTCCAAAATATTTGTACCGTTTACTGACAATTTGACCGTGGCCAAAGCCGTACAATCTTCGCCAACCTTATCGCAGTGGACTTGAAATCCCTTAATTTCAAACCACGGCGGCCGTTGTTCCAAGGCTTCCCGCATTAACAATTCAAAAGACGCCTCAGCACCCTCAAATTGATATCCCTGACTTTCCAAATCTTTCAATTTTTCTAGAATTTGGCGACAAGCAGGATTTTTGCGATCGAGATCCATTCCAAAAGTGCGCGCTTTTGCCAAAACATTGCTCAAACCCGCTTGATCCGAAATCACAATTCGCCGCCTGTTGCCAATTTTTTCCGGTTCCAAATGTTCGTAAGTTAACGGATTTTTCTCAACAGCCGATACGTGGATTCCGCCTTTGTGAGCAAAAGCCGAAAGACCTACAAAAGGAGCATGGTCATCGGGGGCAAGATTAACAATTTCACTAATCGATCGACTTACTTGAGTTAATTTAACTAATTGCTCGTCTTGAATGCAATCATAACCCAACTTTAGCTGAAAATTAGGAATTAAGGAACATAAATCGGCATTGCCGCAGCGTTCGCCGTAACCGTTAATAGTTCCCTGTACCATCGTCACCCCTTCCTGCACCGCAG includes:
- the cimA gene encoding citramalate synthase, with amino-acid sequence MTNRLWIYDTTLRDGAQCEGLSLSLEDKLRIARQLDSLGIPFIEGGWPGANPKDVQFFWRLKEQPLTQAEVVAFCSTRRPGTTAANDEMLQAILSAGTRWVTLFGKSWDLHVIESLKTTLEENLAMIRDTIEYLRSQGRRVIYDAEHWFDGYKHNRDYAIKTLEAAADAGAEWLVLCDTNGGTLPHEVSQVVRDVLAALGTNREVPVQLGIHTHNDSGVAVANALTAVQEGVTMVQGTINGYGERCGNADLCSLIPNFQLKLGYDCIQDEQLVKLTQVSRSISEIVNLAPDDHAPFVGLSAFAHKGGIHVSAVEKNPLTYEHLEPEKIGNRRRIVISDQAGLSNVLAKARTFGMDLDRKNPACRQILEKLKDLESQGYQFEGAEASFELLMREALEQRPPWFEIKGFQVHCDKVGEDCTALATVKLSVNGTNILEAAEGNGPVSALDAALRKALVNFYPAIAHFYLTDYKVRILDSGAGTSAKTRVLVEFSNGQDRWTTVGVSGNILDASYQAVVEGLEYGLVLGDREAIVLTVSSY